One part of the Streptomyces nigra genome encodes these proteins:
- a CDS encoding MurR/RpiR family transcriptional regulator has product MEDKGGAPSPSPQQARAQASAITSGKTAPEAEASPTSQLWTLFDQPRLSPGQRRIAQYLIEHLTEAAFLSITDLAERVGVSQPSVTRFAAAVGFSGYPALREKLQSIALGTFAGGPSEENGANELQSAVDAEIENLENLRRDFVDPDKVIDAGRKLSRSTPLTILGLRISASLAEYFAYAARRIHPDVRLVTRGGSVAYDALLQSREAGGTWVLAFSMPRHAQETLTAVQVARSAGLKIALVTDLALGPIADAADVVFATGTGSRLVFDSYAAPGVMAAALLQAMTDADPERTQGRLEEYEHISDQHQFFLRD; this is encoded by the coding sequence GTGGAAGACAAAGGAGGCGCGCCTTCGCCCTCGCCCCAGCAGGCGCGCGCGCAGGCGTCCGCGATCACCTCGGGAAAGACCGCTCCGGAAGCGGAGGCTTCCCCGACTTCCCAGCTCTGGACCCTGTTCGACCAGCCCAGGCTGTCGCCGGGGCAGCGCCGCATCGCCCAGTATCTGATCGAGCACCTCACGGAGGCGGCGTTCCTGTCGATCACCGATCTCGCGGAGCGGGTCGGGGTCAGCCAGCCCTCGGTGACGCGGTTCGCGGCGGCGGTGGGCTTCAGCGGCTATCCGGCGCTGCGGGAGAAGCTGCAGTCGATCGCCCTGGGGACGTTCGCGGGCGGCCCCTCGGAGGAGAACGGCGCCAATGAGCTGCAGTCCGCCGTGGACGCCGAGATCGAGAACCTGGAGAACCTGCGCCGGGACTTCGTCGACCCCGACAAGGTCATCGACGCCGGCCGCAAGCTGTCGCGGTCCACACCGCTGACCATTCTCGGGCTGCGTATCTCGGCCTCCCTCGCGGAGTACTTCGCCTACGCGGCCCGCCGTATCCACCCCGACGTACGCCTGGTCACCCGGGGTGGCAGCGTCGCCTACGACGCCCTGCTCCAGTCGCGGGAGGCCGGGGGCACCTGGGTGCTGGCGTTCTCGATGCCCCGGCACGCCCAGGAGACGCTCACGGCCGTGCAGGTGGCGCGCAGCGCCGGCCTGAAGATCGCCCTCGTCACCGATCTCGCGCTCGGCCCGATCGCCGACGCCGCCGACGTCGTCTTCGCCACCGGCACCGGCTCCCGCCTGGTCTTCGACTCGTACGCGGCCCCCGGAGTGATGGCGGCCGCGCTGCTCCAGGCGATGACCGACGCCGACCCGGAGCGCACCCAGGGGCGCCTGGAGGAGTACGAGCACATCTCCGACCAGCATCAGTTCTTCCTGCGGGACTGA